The DNA window CCCCCCCTCCGCCTTCGCCATGCTCCCCCGACTGCTCGAACGCACCGGAAACTCCGACAAAGGCTCCATCACTGCACGCTACACCGTCCTCGTCGCCGGCGGCGACATGGAAGAACCCATCTCCGACGAAGTCCGCGGCATCCTCGACGGACACATCATCCTCAACCGTGCCCTCGGTGCCAAAAACCACTGGCCCGCCATCGATATCCTCCCCTCCCTCAGCCGCGTCATGAAAGGCCTCGAAACCCTCGAAAAACGACACCTCGAAGCCGCCAACAAACTCCGACAAGTCCTCGCCGCATACAAAAAGAATGAAGACCTCATCCTGCTCGGTGCATACACCCCTGGCAGCGACCCAGAAACTGACTATGCCATCGAAAAAATTGATGAATGCAACGCATTCCTCAAACAAGGACTGTACGAAACCCCCACCTGGGAAGAGA is part of the Candidatus Woesearchaeota archaeon genome and encodes:
- the fliI gene encoding EscN/YscN/HrcN family type III secretion system ATPase (involved in type III protein export during flagellum assembly); the protein is PPSAFAMLPRLLERTGNSDKGSITARYTVLVAGGDMEEPISDEVRGILDGHIILNRALGAKNHWPAIDILPSLSRVMKGLETLEKRHLEAANKLRQVLAAYKKNEDLILLGAYTPGSDPETDYAIEKIDECNAFLKQGLYETPTWEETVDHLCSIFGL